AGCAGGTCCAGGTGGTCGACGTCGACAACGGCGCGCGCTTCGAGACGTACGTCATCCCCGGCGAGCGCGGGGCGGGGGAGATCTGCCTCAACGGCGCCGCCGCCCGGCTCGTTCACCCGGGGGACAGGGTGATCGTGATCTCGTACGGGCAGTACGACGAGGCGGAGCTCGGCACCTACCGCCCCACCTTCGTCTTCGTGGATGGGGAGAACCGCATCGTGGGGAACTCCCTCCGCGCCTGCGCCCCCTGACGGAGATGGCCGCCTGGACCGGTGTCGTCCTGGCGCGCACCGAGCCCGTCGACGATCGGATGTCGTCCCGGCTCCCGACCTTCCTGCACCCCCTCGCCGGGCGCCCGCTGGCGTGGCACGCCGTGTCCGCGCTGGCTTCTCTCACCCCGGCGCCGTCGCGCATCCTCCTCGTCTCCGATCGTGAGCTGAGCCTGGACCC
This genomic stretch from Longimicrobiaceae bacterium harbors:
- the panD gene encoding aspartate 1-decarboxylase, with amino-acid sequence MFRTMCKSKIHRATVTGADLNYVGSITIDPVLMEAADLLEYEQVQVVDVDNGARFETYVIPGERGAGEICLNGAAARLVHPGDRVIVISYGQYDEAELGTYRPTFVFVDGENRIVGNSLRACAP